One window of Candidatus Poribacteria bacterium genomic DNA carries:
- a CDS encoding sulfatase-like hydrolase/transferase — MTTPSINKFLLISIDCWRFDALSRTNSLLNTPKFDLLTQDFSLAEQFFVPAPATRPSHTSYFTGLYPFEHGVYGQTYLKMFEGIPNLFQIFNDAGYHITGRSERPEVFRFLDFEPFITSVDPNANAQHLGSLEDLVKQIQQSSDVPQFCFLHFWYTHGGYGMSGIPGAPSLKSLVDRGRIDEALRFYYAAATHILEFKLVEILKQLQLSDWAVFIFGDHGEGICEEITDHGGTLNQNVLHVPLLAHIPGVTDLALSFESPNPPISAIDLFPTITNLAGIDVEYHGYGRDLLSPSEIDVNRLVLSELDSLFGIGFLSRDNLEMPHHRVTSRTSVDNEEISRYSDGVRLWSLTDGEYLYREDEQTGEFVYRHVLSGEDLACEDPDRFRDAYDEILMNSNYQHLLAQESTEEETEILEGRLRDLGYVE, encoded by the coding sequence ATGACAACACCTTCTATCAACAAGTTTTTGCTTATCTCAATCGATTGTTGGCGGTTCGATGCCCTCAGTCGGACGAATTCGCTTCTCAACACGCCGAAGTTCGACCTGTTGACGCAGGATTTCTCGCTCGCTGAACAATTTTTCGTGCCAGCACCGGCGACGCGTCCCTCGCATACCTCCTATTTTACCGGGCTTTATCCGTTTGAACACGGGGTCTACGGACAAACTTACCTTAAGATGTTTGAGGGTATCCCGAATCTGTTTCAAATATTCAATGACGCCGGCTATCATATCACAGGACGCTCCGAGCGTCCGGAAGTGTTCCGTTTCCTTGATTTTGAGCCGTTCATTACGTCGGTTGATCCGAACGCGAACGCGCAACATCTCGGTTCACTTGAAGACCTTGTCAAGCAGATCCAGCAGTCTTCGGACGTGCCGCAATTCTGTTTTCTGCACTTCTGGTATACACACGGCGGTTACGGTATGAGCGGGATCCCGGGTGCGCCGAGCCTCAAATCGCTCGTGGATCGTGGTAGGATAGACGAGGCGTTACGGTTTTATTACGCCGCTGCGACGCATATCCTCGAATTCAAGTTAGTTGAAATTCTGAAGCAACTTCAACTCTCGGATTGGGCGGTTTTCATCTTCGGGGATCACGGCGAAGGCATCTGTGAAGAAATTACCGATCACGGTGGCACACTCAACCAGAACGTGTTACACGTGCCGCTGTTGGCGCATATCCCGGGTGTGACAGATCTTGCCCTCTCATTTGAAAGTCCAAATCCACCGATTTCAGCGATCGATCTGTTCCCGACGATCACAAATCTGGCAGGCATCGATGTGGAGTACCACGGATACGGACGCGACCTGCTATCTCCATCGGAAATTGATGTAAACCGACTGGTATTGTCGGAGTTGGATAGTCTCTTCGGCATCGGGTTCCTTAGCCGAGACAACTTAGAAATGCCGCACCATCGCGTGACATCTCGGACATCGGTCGATAATGAGGAAATTAGCAGATATTCGGACGGCGTGCGACTCTGGTCGCTGACAGATGGTGAATATCTCTATCGGGAAGATGAACAGACGGGTGAGTTTGTGTATCGGCATGTGCTGAGCGGTGAGGATCTCGCCTGTGAGGATCCAGACCGCTTCAGAGACGCTTACGACGAGATTTTGATGAACTCCAATTATCAGCACCTATTGGCACAAGAATCCACGGAGGAGGAGACGGAGATTTTGGAAGGTAGGTTGCGGGATTTAGGATACGTCGAGTAA
- a CDS encoding sugar phosphate isomerase/epimerase, with product MKWSLNTYQTCQEWELGRILDTAAATGYHGVELLMDYEQKHGFEWDTPREAWDGLKAQVDASDVVISSLTSCQNFHSENADDREETVRRVTRVIDMSEFMGCDHVRVLGDRYTEENREAVTGYVTDGLKALGAYAAEKDITVSIEMHGSFTDPDSAMEVIEGVNLPNVGFVFNSQFIGCDAGSIDPLFSRVGPHITAVHTHRVEEPETFDLYRQMFQWLDRIGFSGYISNECAYTGPDPEKVLALYVGIFKAFV from the coding sequence ATGAAATGGTCATTGAATACTTATCAAACCTGCCAAGAGTGGGAACTCGGACGCATACTTGACACCGCTGCCGCAACCGGTTACCACGGTGTCGAATTGTTAATGGATTACGAGCAGAAACACGGATTTGAGTGGGATACGCCAAGAGAGGCATGGGACGGACTCAAAGCACAGGTCGATGCGAGTGACGTTGTTATCTCCTCACTCACGAGTTGCCAAAATTTTCATTCTGAAAATGCCGACGATCGTGAGGAAACCGTCCGACGCGTTACACGTGTGATTGATATGTCGGAATTTATGGGTTGCGACCATGTCCGAGTGCTCGGCGACCGATACACTGAGGAGAACCGTGAGGCAGTTACCGGTTACGTCACGGATGGCCTGAAGGCACTCGGTGCTTACGCCGCTGAAAAAGATATTACTGTCTCCATTGAAATGCACGGCTCATTCACAGACCCAGATTCGGCAATGGAAGTCATTGAAGGTGTGAATCTTCCGAACGTCGGCTTCGTTTTCAATTCACAATTCATCGGTTGCGATGCGGGGAGTATTGATCCTCTCTTTTCGCGTGTAGGTCCACACATTACTGCGGTGCATACGCACCGGGTAGAAGAACCAGAGACGTTCGATCTTTACCGGCAGATGTTCCAATGGCTCGATCGCATCGGTTTTTCAGGCTACATCTCCAATGAATGTGCTTATACAGGTCCCGACCCAGAGAAAGTTCTCGCGCTCTATGTTGGGATTTTCAAGGCTTTTGTTTAA
- a CDS encoding VWA domain-containing protein — translation MLPLNIYSTYSDKFQYSRYHRRRKTRRAFLFSLVLHAIAIGIIGLGYIQWYRPMQPSEPLTSEAIAVTSLQRFHVNSTRKRSMPATRRSTPTRSKTSPALNQNVAKLVHSAPPTASSASIPMLRTDARLPMAETSLREQTTETLAWKTIATTQAQAPTIAPKPKTVQGEAATNRATDNKGPAQPIDRDARMGEALAGIAESVADSKIETAVDLVFLLDISGSMIDNIRAVGRQLNRMVTVFEEKGVDFTLGIVIFRYLEGDTIIHPQTRDSEKYKRLLTSHVVAAAGDERAHNAIIKTIRRVNFREGVNRRFILVTDEPSKGSYTLPEVLAQCFQNNITIDVIGINHTTHRALTTKTGGLWFPIPIQQ, via the coding sequence CAATATCTATTCAACCTATTCAGATAAGTTTCAGTATTCCAGATACCATAGACGCAGGAAAACCCGGCGAGCGTTTCTATTTTCGTTGGTTCTACATGCCATTGCGATAGGAATTATCGGTCTCGGTTATATCCAGTGGTATCGACCGATGCAACCTTCGGAACCGCTTACTTCAGAAGCCATTGCTGTGACATCTCTCCAACGTTTTCATGTGAACAGTACTCGCAAACGTTCTATGCCGGCTACGCGGCGGTCAACGCCTACGCGTTCCAAAACCTCACCCGCTCTTAACCAAAACGTTGCAAAATTGGTGCATTCAGCACCGCCGACCGCCTCCAGTGCATCTATTCCCATGCTGAGGACAGATGCTCGGTTACCGATGGCTGAGACCTCCCTGCGCGAGCAGACCACAGAAACGCTGGCGTGGAAAACGATTGCGACCACACAGGCACAAGCACCTACAATTGCCCCCAAGCCGAAAACCGTTCAAGGCGAGGCTGCAACGAACAGAGCGACAGATAATAAGGGGCCTGCGCAACCGATTGACAGAGACGCACGGATGGGGGAAGCATTAGCAGGTATCGCGGAGAGCGTCGCTGACAGTAAAATCGAAACCGCCGTTGATCTCGTTTTTCTGCTTGACATTAGTGGAAGCATGATAGATAATATCCGTGCAGTCGGCAGACAGCTGAATCGAATGGTAACGGTGTTTGAAGAGAAAGGCGTTGATTTCACCCTCGGTATCGTTATTTTCAGGTATCTTGAAGGTGATACGATTATCCATCCACAAACGCGAGACAGCGAGAAATACAAACGGTTGTTAACCTCACACGTTGTCGCCGCCGCTGGTGATGAGCGGGCACACAATGCGATTATCAAAACGATCCGCCGTGTCAATTTTCGAGAAGGGGTGAACCGCCGATTTATTCTTGTTACCGATGAACCGAGCAAAGGATCCTATACACTCCCAGAAGTATTAGCACAGTGTTTTCAGAACAACATCACCATAGATGTTATCGGTATTAATCATACCACACACAGGGCATTAACGACGAAAACTGGGGGACTCTGGTTTCCGATTCCGATACAACAATAA